The Rhodanobacteraceae bacterium genomic sequence CCGGCCGAGGCCGCCTGAATGGCCGCGTTCAAGGCCAGAATGTTGGTCTGCTCGGCGATGTCGTTGATGAGCTCCACGATCGAGCCGATTTCCTGCGAGGACTCGCCGAGGCGCTTGATGCGTTTCGACGTCTCCTGGATCTGCTCGCGGATCGAGTCCATGCCGCTGATCGTCTGGCGCACGATCTGCGCGCCGTTCGACGCGATCTGCACCGAACGCTGCGCCACTTCCGCGCTGTCGGCGGAATTGCGCGACACCTGGTCGATGGACACCGCCATCTCGTTGATCTTGGCCGACGCCGAGGTGATCTGTTCGGCCTGCTGGTTGGCCGCGTCCGCGAGGTTCTTGGCGGTGGCCTGGGTTTCCTGCGCGGCCGACGATACCCGCACCGCGGTCTCGTTGATCGTGGTCACGAGGGACCGCAGCGCCTCGACCGCGAAGTTCACGGAGTCCGCGATCGCGCCGGTGATGTCCTCGGTCACGGTCGCCTTCACCGTCAGGTCGCCTTCCGCGAGCGTGCCCATTTCATCCAGCAAGCGCATGATGGCCTGCTGGTTGCGTTCGTTGAGGCTGCGGCTTTCGGCCGAACGCTTGCGCTCGGTGCGGATGAAGTTGAGCGCCAGGAACACCGCCAGCACCGCCGCGGCGACGGCGCCCAGGAGGCCCCACCACACGTTCGGGAACGGCCGGGTCTGCGGCAACTTGCCGAGCGCGGTGGACACGCCGTTGGCCCTCAGCAGCACGTCCTGCGAGTCGACCGAGGCCTGGGTCGCGGCGTTCTTCACCGTCACCAGCGTGGGCGCGGCCGCGATCACCTTCTGCACCGGCGCTTCCAGGCCCGACCAGGATTTCTGCACGCCCGCGAGAATCCGCTCCGCCTCGCCGGAGGAACCGTCGGCGAGCTGCTTCAGGGTCGCACCGTAGTTGGTGGAGTCGAGCGCGAGACCGTTGGCCGCCGACGCGGAATCCGCGCCGCCCTGCAACACGTCGCCCACGCGGCGGATCAGGCGGTCGCCCGACACCATCAGTTGCGAAGCCGTGTAGATCTGCGAGGATGATCCCTTGGATTGCAGGATGTTGATGACCTGGTTGATCTTGGAGTTGAGGTCGGGCATCTGCTGGTTGAAGGTGGCCGCCTGCGAAGCCGAGTCCAGCACCGCGTCCCTGTTGGCGTCGATCTTGCCGAGGTCGGCGGAGAGCTGGTTCCACGATTTCGTGAGGGCGGCCACCGGCTCGCGCACGCCGATCGCGTCGCCGTACGCCGGCAGACCGGTCGCGGAATCGCCCTGGTTCAGGTGCTGCACCGCCGCGGCGATGGCCGCGCGGGTGCTGGCCAATTCCTTGAAGGCGTCGATGTTGCCGTTGGCGGCCTGCAAGGCGAAGTTGGCGACCTGCTGCGAGTTCACCTGGATCTGGGTGGTGAGCTGCGCCGCCGACCGGTCCTGGCTGTCGTGCCGGTTCAACAGGAAAAAGTCCGCGCCAGCGAGGATGATCGCCGCCAGCAGGAACAGGATCAGCCAGGTCTGCAGGGACGCACGCTGGCGTGCCGCACCGGAATTCGCGCTCATGATTGCCACCTCATTGCCATGTCTGTCGTATGCACAGTCGATTCGGAGCGGCTGCTGTTGGAAGCCTTGTCAAGGCTGACCGTTCTGGTATTCATCGTCTGCAACCCCTCCAATACCCCAAAGCACCCAAACGCGATCGGGATCGATCGCACCCCTAGATTGCCGCGTGCTGGAACTCCGGCGTGTGCGTCAACTCCACCATGCTGAAGCGGCCCAGCCGGACGGATCCCGTGGTCACGTTCTCGGTGACGAAGCGCGCCAGCCTGGCATCGGCCTCGCCCTCGGCGCCCACGCGATCGGCATCGGTCAGGTTGCGCTGGCCCAGCAACTCGTCGATCAGCAGGCCCACGTTGCCGCCGCTCTGTTTCACCACCAGCACGCGCGCGCGGCCGGTGACGTGGGTGCGCTGCTCGAACAGGAACTGCTTCAGGTCCACCATCGCGATCAGGTTGCCGCGCACATTGGCGACCCCGAGCAACCACGGGCGGGTGGACGGAATGCTGGTGACCGGCGGCGGCGACATCAGGATTTCGCTGATTTCGTCGATGCCGCTGACGAAGTGGTGTTCGCCGACCCGGAAGCCGATGGCGCGCCACAGGCCGGGCGCCTCGATCTGCTCCGGCACGCCGGGATCGTGCGCGAGGCTGCGGCGCTCGTAGTCGGCCAGCAGCACGTACGCGCCCGCGGGCTGCACCACGCCGGCGCTCTCCGCGACCGGCTGCTGCCGGGCTTCGTCGCCGCGGTGGTGCCTGTCGTGGGAGCGCTTCTTGCTCATGGGCGGTCAGGCCTGCGCGGCAAGGTGTTTGGCGACGTTGGCCACGAGGTCCTTCTCGCTGACCGGCTTGACCAGCACGTCCTTGGCGCCCTGGCGCATGCCCCACATGCGGTCGGTCTCCATGTTCTTGGTGGTGACGATCACCACCGGGATGGCGCTGGTCTGCGGATCCTTGGTGAGGCTGCGGGTGGCCTGGAAACCGTTCATGCCCGGCATGATCACGTCCATCAGCACCAGGTCGGGCTTGTCTTTCTGGGCCGCGGCGATGCCCGCCTCGGCGCTCGCGACCGCGGTGACCTTGTGGCCCGCCCGCTCCAGCGCGCCGGAAAAAATCTTCACGTCGGTGGGCGAGTCGTCGATGATGAGGATGTGTGCCATTGCCTGGATTCCCCTGCGCTTCGGCTGCGCGGCGTGCGTTATTTGACGGTCGCGACGTGCTGCCGGATGGCGTCCAGCAATTCGTCGCGGGTGAAGGGTTTGGTGAGGTACTGCTCGGACCCCACGATGCGCCCGCGCGCCTTGTCGAACAGGCCGTCCTTGGAGGACAGCATGATCACCGGTGTCGAGCGGAACGTGTGGTTGTTCTTGATCAGCGCGCAGGTCTGATAGCCGTCGAGGCGCGGCATCATGATGTCCACGAAGATGATGTCGGGACGCAGATCGGAAATCTTGGCCAGCGCCTCGAAGCCGTCGACCGCGGTCAGCACCTCGGCGCCCTCTTTCTTCAGCAGGGTTTCGGCGGTGCGGCGGATGGTTTTCGAGTCGTCGATGACCATGACCTTGAGTCCGGCCAGGCCGTCGTGGTTCGCGTTGTCATTCACGGTCAGGAGTCCACCCCTTGGAGGAGGCGGTGAGAATCCATGCAACATGGATGCCACACCGCTGAGGTTGTGTGACGGCCGTCACGTCAATTCCCGATACGTCCCTCGATCCGTCCCCCTGAAGACGGATTCCGGATGCCATCCCCGGCAAGATCGACCGCTTGTGCCAAGATACACCATGCCAACGTTCGTGGAAGCCTCATGATCCAAACCGTCGCCGTGCTGATGGACCCCATCGGCGCCATCCATCCGGAAAAGGACACCACCCTCGCCCTGCTGCTGGAAGCGCAACGGCGCGGCCACGCCTTGCGCTACATGCAGCAGGATGACCTTGCGGTCCGCGACGGCGTGGCGTGGGCGCGGCTGGCGCCGCTGGAAGTCCGCGACGACACCCGCGACTGGTTCACGCTGGGCGAAGCGCGCTGGCAACCGCTCGCGGACGGCATCGACCTGGTGCTGGCGCGCAAGGATCCGCCGTTCGACACGCAATTCCTGCACGACACGCTGGTGCTGGACCTCGCCGCACACGCGGGCGTGCGCGTGGTCAACAACCCGCAGGCCCTGCGCGATTTCAACGAGAAAGTCGCCGCGCAATGGTTCCCGCAATGCTGCACGCCGGCACTGGTCGCGCGCGACCGCGGCGAGCTGCGCCGCTTCGCGCGCGAACACGGCAGGATCGTGCTGAAACCGCTGGACGGCATGGCCGGGCGCGGCGTGTTCCTGTCCGCCGGCGACGATCCCAACCTCAATTCCATCCTGGAGACCCTCGCGGGCAGCGACGAACGCTTCGTGATGGCGCAGCGCTACATCCCCGAGATCGTCAAGGGCGACAAGCGCATCCTCGTGGTCGACGGCGAACCCGTGCCGTATGCGCTGGCGCGGATTCCGCAGGGCACCGACTTCCGCGGCAACCTCGCCGCCGGCGGCAAGGGCATGGGGCAGCCCTTGTCCGAACGTGACCGCTGGGTCGCGCACGAGGTGGGCCCGGCACTGAAGCGTCGCGGCATCGTGCTGGCCGGCCTCGACGTGATCGGCGATTACCTCACCGAGGTCAACGTCACCTCGCCCACCTGCGCGCGCGAACTCGACGCGCAGTTCGGCTTGAACATTGCGGGCATGGTGTTTGACGCGATCGAGGCCGGGGCTCGGGACTCGGGACTTGCAACGCCGTGACATGAACGCAGTCGCCTCATCCACGTTTCATCCTGCGACCAGCACCGACCGCATCGGCGTCGCGCTGCTGTTCTCGATCATGCTGCACGCAATCGTGATCCTCGGCATCGGCTTCCGCTTCGCCAAGCCCGCACCCAGCCTGCCGACGCTGGACGTCACCCTCATCAACACGGCCAACGACGAGACGCCCAACAAGGCCGACTTCCTGGCCCAGGCCAACAACGCCGGCGGCGGCGACAGCGCCAGGGCGCACCGGCCGGGCGCGCCCTTCTCGGGACCGCTGCCGGTCACCGATGCGGGCATCGCACCGAAACCCCTGATGCCCGCCGCGCCCGCGCAACAAACCGAGAGCGGCCCGCACATCCTCACCACCACCGGACGCACGGACACCCGAATCGCGAGCCAGCGCGACACCCGCAACGAGCCGGTCCCGGACCAACGGGTGGCATCCATCCCGGTGCCGCAGCGCCTCGAAATGGCGCGGCTCGCGCAGGAGGTCCGGCAGGAACAGGAAGCCTACGCGCACCGTCCGCGCCGCAAGTACGTCTCGGCGAACACCCGCAGCGTCGCCGATGCCGCCTACCAGGTGGCGTGGGTGCATCGCATCGAACGGATAGGCAATCTCAATTACCCCGACGCCGCGCGCCTGCAACACCTGCATGGCGAGTTGATCCTGACGGTGGTGCTGGCGCCGGACGGCCGCGTGCGCGACGTCACGGTGAACCGCAGTTCGGGACACCGCGTGCTCGACGACGCCGCGGTCCGCATCGTGCACCTTGCCGCGCCGTTCCCGCCAATCCCGCGCGAGAAGGACGCCAACGGCCACCGCATCACCGAACTTGCGATCACGCGCACCTGGCAGTTCCTGCCGGGCAACCATCTCGCGACGCGCGGCACTGAATCACGGTGAGCCGCGAGGCGGCGGCGTACAATAGCGCGCATGGTCAAGTCTTCCGGCAACGGCCCTGGCGGGCGCGGCAAACCCGGCGTCTCCGGCAAGCGTCCGGCGCGGCGCAGCCCGGCGCCCGCGCCGGGCGGGGAACCCGCGAATGCCAGGCTCGCCGCCGGCCCGGCCACGCTCACCGGCCATTTCCTGATCGCGATGCCGGGCATGGGCGATCCCAATTTCGCGCGCGGCATCACCTTCATCTGCCAGCACAACGAGGATGGCGCGATGGGACTGGTCGTGAACCGGCTGTCCGACTTCCGCCTCGGCGACGTGCTGCGGCAGATGCACATGCCCTGCGAGCGCGAGGAAATCGCCACGGCGCCGGTGCTGGTGGGCGGTCCGGTGCAGCCCGAGCGCGGCTTCGTGCTGCACACCTCCGGCACGCGCGAATGGGATTCGAGCTACCGCGTCAACGACCAGCTCACCGTCACCACTTCGCGCGACATCCTTGCCGCGATGGCCGACGGCGAAGGCCCCGAGCGCGCGCTGGTGGCGCTGGGCTACGCCGGTTGGGGCGCGGGGCAACTCGAACAGGAACTGCGCGAGAACGCGTGGCTGACCGTGCAGGCCAACGACCGCATCCTGTTCGAGACCGCGCTCGACGAGCGCTGGAGCGCGGCGGTGGCGCTGGTGGGAATCAATCCGGCGAATCTCGCCTCTTACTCTGGCCGCGCATGAGTTGTGTGCTCGGATTCGATTACGGCGCGCGCCGGATCGGCGTCGCGAGCGGCAATCGCATCAGCCAATCCGCACGACCATTGCCGGTGCTGCAGGTGAATGCCGGCGAACCGGACTGGGCGCGCGTCGACGCGCTGCTGGCGGAATGGAAACCGGACGCGCTGGTCGTCGGGCTGCCGCTGACGCTGGACGGTGGCGAGCAGAAGGTCACGCGCGGCGCGCGCGCATTCGCCGATGCGCTGGCGCAACGCAGCGGCCTGCCGGTGCACCTGGTCGATGAACGGCACACCTCGCAGGAAGCCGCGCGCAGGTTCGCCATGCAGCGCGCGGCCGGCGCCGCGCGGCGCCGCGATGCCGCCAACATCGATTCGCTGGCGGCGGCGGTTATCCTTGAAAGCTGGCTGACCCAAACGTCCTGATTTCCATGCGCCACCTGCTCACCCTCGAAGACCTCGACCGCGCCGCCATCACCCGACTGCTCGATCGCGCCGAACATTTTCGCGCCCATGGCGCGCCGCGCGAACTGCTGGCCGGACGCACCGTGCTGACGCTGTTCTTCGAACCCTCCACGCGCACGCGCACCTCCTTCGTGCTGGCGGCGAAACGGCTGGGCGCGGACAACATCAACTTCGACCTGTCGCGTTCGTCCACCGTCAAAGGCGAGAGCCTGCTCGACACCCTGCACACGCTGGAGGCAATGGGCCTTGATGCGCTGGTGGTGCGCCACAACGAGAACGGCATGCCGGCTTACCTCGCGCAGCACGCCTACAGCCACGTCGCGGTGGTCAACGCCGGCGACGGCACCCACGCGCATCCGACGCAAGGCTTGCTGGATGCACTGACGATCCGCCAGCGCCGGCCCGATTTCGAAAACCTGCGCATCGCGATCTGCGGCGATATCAGGCATTCGCGGGTCGCGCGCTCCGACGCTCAGGCGCTGCACACGCTCGGCGCGCGCGACATCCGCCTGTGCGCGCCGCGCGCGATGCTGCCGCAAACGCTGGACGACTTTCCCGGTTGCACGACGGGTGAGGAGTTCGACGCTGCGCTCGAAGGCGCCGATGTGGTGATCATGCTGCGCATCCAGAAGGAACGCATGGCCGACACGCAATTCCCCGATGCGGCCGATTACCACGCGCATTACGGCCTGGACGCGCGCCGCCTCGCGCTGGCGGCGAAGGCTTGCCAGGTGCTGCACCCGGGACCCATCAACCGCGGCATCGAGATCGCGCCCGAAGTCGCCGACGGCGTGCAGTCGCGCATCCTCGACCAGGTCGCCAACGGCGTCGCGGTGCGGATGGCGGTGCTGGCGGAACTGCTCGCGCCGCCCGCATAATCGTCCCTTCATTCCGGGGAACAAGGAATAATCCATGCGCCCAGTCCCGCGCCGGACAGCCGTCACGGCTGCCTGCCTTTCCGTCCTGCTGCTCGCGGCCTGCGGCAAGCATGTCGCCTCGAACGCGCCGATCACCTACGCGCCCGCCGACACCCCGTACCTGTTCGCCAATTTCAAGGGCGCGCCCGCCCAGGTCGCCGCGACCTGGGGCGAAGCCAGCGACTCGATGATCTCGCTGCGCATCCAGCAACTCGGCAGGATCGCCGCGTCGCTCAGCGATCGCGATCCCGAGATGGCCAAGGTGCTGGACGCCGTGCAGGCCGAATTGGCCGACGTGCATTCGACCAGGGAGATGGCGCAGACGCTCGGCTTGTCGCAATCCGCCCTGTCCGCGATCTACGGCATCGGCGACGTGCCCGTTGCGCGCGTCGAACTGGCCTCGCCCGGCAACTTCAAGGCGTTCTGGGCGCGCGTCGAAAAGCGCGCGGGCGTCACCACGCCCACCGCAACCCTCGACAAGCAGACTTACTGGGTGATCGGCGGCAACGACGCCAAGTTGCACGTGCTGGTCGCCATCGAAGGCAGCCAGCTGGTCGCCACCGTCGCGCCGGCCAACGCCAGCCCCGACATGCTCAGGCAACTGCTGGGATTGACCAAACCGGCCAGCAACGCCGCGGACCGCCTCGCCAAACTCAATGGCGAACACGGCTACAGCGATTACGGTTCGGGTTACGTCGACCTGCCGAAACTGTTCGCGAACCTGTACGACGGCAAGGACGCGATCACCCAGGAATTCGCCAAAGACCTGGGCGGTTCGCTGGCCAACCCGGTTTGCGCCAGCGAGTTCACCTCGCTGGCCGACCAGGCGCCGCTCGCGAGCGTGGGTTTCCGGACCTACTCCGCGCAGGAAATGCGCTACAGCATCGACGTGCAACTGGCGCCTTCCCTGCTCGGCGCGTTGACCGCATTGAAGCAGCCGGTGCCCGGCATGGACGAAGCGCCGGACGGTTCGATGTTCGACATGGTGATGGCGCTGCCGCTCAAGAAATGGCAGGACTTCGTCCAGGGCCGCGCCAAGGCCGCGGCTGAAAAGACCTACCAGTGTCCCGCGCTGCAATCGCTCAACCGGTTCGCGCAGACCGCCGCCAACCCGCCGCTGCAGATGCCGCCGGAATCGGCGTCGCTGCTGGGCTTCCGCGTGGTGCTGGACAAGTGGGAAGCCGGTCCGCAAATCGCGGGGCGGGTGCTGGTCGCGAGTTCCAATCCCGCCGCGCTGACGCAACAGATCCAGCAGACCCTGCCGCAGTTCGCGCTGAAGACCATTCCGATCGACGGCAAGCCGGTGGCGTTCGACCTCCCGCCCCAATGGCAGGCCACGCTGGGCGGCGGCAATCAGGCTTGGCTGGCGGCGAACGCCAATGCGCTGGTAACCGGCATCGGCGAAGACGAAGAAGCCAGGCTTCCCGGCACCCTGAGCGCTCCCGCCGGCAACGGCGACCGCCTGATGCGCATGCACCTCGACGGCAAGATGTATGGCGTGCTCGGCAACTGGATCGGACGCCTCGCGGCGGTGGCCCCGCCGCAAAACCAGGCCCAGCTGCAACAGATGGTCGGGATGTTCCAGCAGATGGGCAAGATGATCGCGTCGGTCGACCTCGACGTGAAGCTGGACGACAAGGGCCTGCACGTCGAGGGCGACACCAGGCACCGCTGAGCGCCGCGCGACACGACACGCGTTTATCCATTCCGCAAAACGAAACCCCCGGCTCGCGCCGGGGGTTCTTGTTGCGACGCCGCGCACTCGCTTGCTCAGGGATGACATCCCGCATCGGTCAGTGCGTGCCGGATGATGCTGCAGCCGGAAACGGGTGTTCCGGCTTGCTGAGCGTGTTCTGGAAGACGGCAATCAGCCATTGACCGGAATGCCTTGTCATCACCAGCGTCTGGATGCCTTGATCGGGCGGCGGCATGCCGGGTGGCATGTGTTCGCCCGTCATGGTCCAGCGCGCATGCACGATAGCGACGTCGGGAGTCAGAAATTTCACCTGCACGTCGGTGAAGGTGAGTTTGCTGTCGCGAAACACCGTCGAGAAAGCGCTGGTGAGCTTCCGCTGCATCTCGGTGCGGCTTTTCCACCACCAGCCGACCACGTTCACTACGTCGCAGTCGGCCGTGAACAAGGTCGAATACGCCGCAGCATCGTGACGATTCCAAGCATCGGCCTGTTGTAATGCAACGGCACGAACTGCCGCTGCGTGACTTTTTTCGTTGGCGTGAGCGCTCGACACAGACATGGTACCAACCAGAGCCAGCACGGCCATCGCATGATGCGACCACGTTTTCATCGTGATCTCCTGTGCAGACGCGAGCGACAGACGTTTACAGCCGATGGCCGGTCTCGCGCGATTCCACCAACTCGACGTCACCCAGACCCTGCGACAGCGAATGCGCGTCGCCGCCCTGCGCCAGCTTGATCGCGAGGCGCACCTCGTTGGCGGAATCGGCGTGGCGCAGCGCGTCTTCGTAGCTGATATGGCCGGCGTGGTACAGCTCGACCAGGTTCTGGTCGAAGGTGCACATGCCGAGGTTGGTGGACTGCTTCATCACGTCCTTGATCTTGTGGATCTCGCCCTTGCGGATGTAATCCTGGACCAGCGGCGTGCCCAGCAGGACTTCCATCGCCACGCGCCGGCCCTTGCCGTCCGGCGTAGGGATCAGTTGCTGCGCGACGATGCCCTTGAGGTTCAGCGACAAGTCCATGTAGAGCTGGTCGCGCACATCCTCGGGGAAGAAGTGGATGATGCGCTCCAGCGCCTGGTTGGCGTTGTTGGCGTGCAGGGTGCACAGCACCAGGTGCCCGGTTTCAGAGAAATGGATCGCGTATTCCATGGTCTCGCGGGTGCGCACCTCGCCGATCAGGATCACGTCCGGCGCCTGGCGCAGCGTGTTCTTCAGCGCGTTTTCCCAACTGTCGGTGTCGATGCCGAGTTCGCGCTGGGTGATGATGCAGCCCTCGTGCTTGTGCACGTATTCGATCGGGTCCTCGATGGTGATGATGTGGCCGGTCGAGTTCTGGTTGCGATAGCCGACGATCGCGGCCAGCGAAGTCGATTTGCCCGCGCCGGTGGCACCCACGAAGATCACGATGCCGCGCTTGGTCATCGCCAGCTGCTTGACGATCGGCAGCAGGTTCAATTCCTCGATGGTCGGGATCTTGGCCTCGATCCGGCGCAGCACCATGCCGACACAATTGCGCTGGTAGAAGCACGACACGCGGAAGCGGCCCACCCCGGCGACGCCGATCGCGAATTGGCATTCGTGGGTTTTCTCGAATTCCTCGCGCTGGATCGGGTTCATCACGTTCAACACCAGGTCGCGCGCTTCCTGCGCGCTCAGCGGCGTCTGGGTGATCGGCACGATCCGGCCGTTGACCTTGATGGATGGCGCGACGCCGGCCGTGATGAACAGGTCGGACGCCTTCTTGTGCACCATCAGTTTGAGGAAGGATGAGAAATCGACTGAACTCATGGTTCGACTCCCGCGAACTCGCGATCGTGTTGCTGTTCTGCCCCCTTGAGTCAAGGGGGCGGTCAAATCCTCGTGCAGCGAGGATTTGACGGGGGTTGTGGGGGCATGACAGCGTGAGTACGAAGAAGGATGCCCATCCAACCGACTATGGTTACTTGAACGTTTCCTTCACCTTGGCCCGCGACATCGCATCCTGGCGCGTGATCAACCCGCGCCGCACCAGATCCTGCAGGCACTGGTCCATGGTCTGCATGCCGAACTGCTGGCCGGTCTGGATCGCCGAGTACATCTGCGCGACCTTGTCCTCGCGGATCAGGTTGCGGATGGCCGGGATGCCGACCATGATTTCCCACGCCGGCACGCGCCCGCCGCCGACCTTCTTCAAGAGGGTCTGGGTGATCACCGCGCGCAGCGATTCCGACAGCATCGAGCGCACCATCGGCTTTTCGCCGGCCGGGAACACGTCGATGATGCGGTCGATGGTCTTGGCCGCCGAGTTGGTGTGCAGGGTCGCGAACACCAGGTGGCCGGTTTCCGCTGCGGTCAACGCGAGGCGGATGGTCTCGATGTCGCGCATTTCGCCGACCAGGATGTAGTCGGGGTCTTCGCGCAGGGCCGAGCGCAGCGCTTCGTTGAAACCGTGGGTGTCGCGGTGCACTTCGCGCTGGTTGATCACGCACTTCTGCGCGGTGTGCACGAACTCGATCGGGTCTTCGATCGAAAGGATGTGCCCGTAGTGGTTCTTGTTGATGTGGTCGACCATCGCCGCCAGCGTGGTGGACTTGCCCGAACCGGTCGGGCCGGTCACCAGGATCAGGCCCTGCGGCTGGTCGATCAGATCCTTGAAGATCTTGGGCGTGCCCAAGTCCTCCAGCGTCCAGACCTCGGCCGGAATGGTGCGGAACACCGCACCGGCGCCGCGGTTCTGGTTGAAGGCGTTCACACGGAAACGCGCCAGGCCCGGGATCTCGAACGAGAAGTCGACTTCGAGGAATTCCTCGTAATCGCGGCGCTGCTTGTCCGACATGATGTCGTACACCAGCGCGTGCACCTGCTTGTGCTCGAGCGCCGGCAGGTTGATGCGGCGGATGTCGCCATCCACGCGGATCATCGGCGGCAGGCCGGCCGAAAGGTGCAGGTCCGAGGCCTTGTTCTTAACCGAAAAGGCCAGCAGTTCGGCGATATCCATGAACCCCCTCCGAGGACAACGTTGCAAGTGCTGCAAGTTCCGCGCCAATCACCGGCAGGCGGCATCACTGTGCCCGACGCCCGGGCGCCCCGCAAGACCACGCTCCCCGCGACCCGGGCGACCCGTCGGAACGCGGCCGAGTATACGCCCGCGGCGCTGCCCCAAACCGCGACGCAATCGGCCAAACCGGCCTCAGTCTTCGGCGCCGCCGGCCGTCCCGAAATCCAGCGTCGCGACCGCGCCGCGTTCCGCGCGCGGCGCCAGCGTCACCCGCCAGCCGTACAGCTCGCACAGCCGGCGCACGATCGCGAGGCCCAGGCCCGCGCCTTTCACCGTTTCGCCCTCACCGCGCACGCCGCGTTCGAACAGGTGCTCGGCATCCTCGGCCTTGATGCCGGGGCCGGTGTCTTCCACCCGCACCCGGCCCGGCTGGACCCGCACCACGATCTCGCCTTCCTGGGTGTACTTGCAGGCGTTGCCGACGAGGTTGCCCAGCGCCACGGCCACCACCGAAGAAGGCGCTTCCACCGTGACTGTGGCCTCGACCTCCGCGCACAT encodes the following:
- a CDS encoding twitching motility protein PilG, which codes for MNDNANHDGLAGLKVMVIDDSKTIRRTAETLLKKEGAEVLTAVDGFEALAKISDLRPDIIFVDIMMPRLDGYQTCALIKNNHTFRSTPVIMLSSKDGLFDKARGRIVGSEQYLTKPFTRDELLDAIRQHVATVK
- a CDS encoding twitching motility protein PilJ; this translates as MSANSGAARQRASLQTWLILFLLAAIILAGADFFLLNRHDSQDRSAAQLTTQIQVNSQQVANFALQAANGNIDAFKELASTRAAIAAAVQHLNQGDSATGLPAYGDAIGVREPVAALTKSWNQLSADLGKIDANRDAVLDSASQAATFNQQMPDLNSKINQVINILQSKGSSSQIYTASQLMVSGDRLIRRVGDVLQGGADSASAANGLALDSTNYGATLKQLADGSSGEAERILAGVQKSWSGLEAPVQKVIAAAPTLVTVKNAATQASVDSQDVLLRANGVSTALGKLPQTRPFPNVWWGLLGAVAAAVLAVFLALNFIRTERKRSAESRSLNERNQQAIMRLLDEMGTLAEGDLTVKATVTEDITGAIADSVNFAVEALRSLVTTINETAVRVSSAAQETQATAKNLADAANQQAEQITSASAKINEMAVSIDQVSRNSADSAEVAQRSVQIASNGAQIVRQTISGMDSIREQIQETSKRIKRLGESSQEIGSIVELINDIAEQTNILALNAAIQAASAGEAGRGFAVVADEVQRLAERATGATKRIETLVQTIQSDTNEAVSSMEQTTTQVVNGARLAEDAGTALGEIEKVSNNLAGLIQGISSAAKQQSAAATNISSTMSSIQQITAQTSVGANQTAESIGNLAQLAQELRRSVADFKLPA
- a CDS encoding type IV pili signal transduction protein PilI — its product is MSKKRSHDRHHRGDEARQQPVAESAGVVQPAGAYVLLADYERRSLAHDPGVPEQIEAPGLWRAIGFRVGEHHFVSGIDEISEILMSPPPVTSIPSTRPWLLGVANVRGNLIAMVDLKQFLFEQRTHVTGRARVLVVKQSGGNVGLLIDELLGQRNLTDADRVGAEGEADARLARFVTENVTTGSVRLGRFSMVELTHTPEFQHAAI
- a CDS encoding Putative pre-16S rRNA nuclease YqgF codes for the protein MSCVLGFDYGARRIGVASGNRISQSARPLPVLQVNAGEPDWARVDALLAEWKPDALVVGLPLTLDGGEQKVTRGARAFADALAQRSGLPVHLVDERHTSQEAARRFAMQRAAGAARRRDAANIDSLAAAVILESWLTQTS
- a CDS encoding twitching motility protein PilH — translated: MAHILIIDDSPTDVKIFSGALERAGHKVTAVASAEAGIAAAQKDKPDLVLMDVIMPGMNGFQATRSLTKDPQTSAIPVVIVTTKNMETDRMWGMRQGAKDVLVKPVSEKDLVANVAKHLAAQA
- a CDS encoding TonB, C-terminal; this encodes MNAVASSTFHPATSTDRIGVALLFSIMLHAIVILGIGFRFAKPAPSLPTLDVTLINTANDETPNKADFLAQANNAGGGDSARAHRPGAPFSGPLPVTDAGIAPKPLMPAAPAQQTESGPHILTTTGRTDTRIASQRDTRNEPVPDQRVASIPVPQRLEMARLAQEVRQEQEAYAHRPRRKYVSANTRSVADAAYQVAWVHRIERIGNLNYPDAARLQHLHGELILTVVLAPDGRVRDVTVNRSSGHRVLDDAAVRIVHLAAPFPPIPREKDANGHRITELAITRTWQFLPGNHLATRGTESR
- a CDS encoding Aspartate carbamoyltransferase; amino-acid sequence: MRHLLTLEDLDRAAITRLLDRAEHFRAHGAPRELLAGRTVLTLFFEPSTRTRTSFVLAAKRLGADNINFDLSRSSTVKGESLLDTLHTLEAMGLDALVVRHNENGMPAYLAQHAYSHVAVVNAGDGTHAHPTQGLLDALTIRQRRPDFENLRIAICGDIRHSRVARSDAQALHTLGARDIRLCAPRAMLPQTLDDFPGCTTGEEFDAALEGADVVIMLRIQKERMADTQFPDAADYHAHYGLDARRLALAAKACQVLHPGPINRGIEIAPEVADGVQSRILDQVANGVAVRMAVLAELLAPPA
- a CDS encoding UPF0301 protein YqgE, producing the protein MVKSSGNGPGGRGKPGVSGKRPARRSPAPAPGGEPANARLAAGPATLTGHFLIAMPGMGDPNFARGITFICQHNEDGAMGLVVNRLSDFRLGDVLRQMHMPCEREEIATAPVLVGGPVQPERGFVLHTSGTREWDSSYRVNDQLTVTTSRDILAAMADGEGPERALVALGYAGWGAGQLEQELRENAWLTVQANDRILFETALDERWSAAVALVGINPANLASYSGRA
- a CDS encoding Type IV pilus assembly ATPase component PilU, producing MSSVDFSSFLKLMVHKKASDLFITAGVAPSIKVNGRIVPITQTPLSAQEARDLVLNVMNPIQREEFEKTHECQFAIGVAGVGRFRVSCFYQRNCVGMVLRRIEAKIPTIEELNLLPIVKQLAMTKRGIVIFVGATGAGKSTSLAAIVGYRNQNSTGHIITIEDPIEYVHKHEGCIITQRELGIDTDSWENALKNTLRQAPDVILIGEVRTRETMEYAIHFSETGHLVLCTLHANNANQALERIIHFFPEDVRDQLYMDLSLNLKGIVAQQLIPTPDGKGRRVAMEVLLGTPLVQDYIRKGEIHKIKDVMKQSTNLGMCTFDQNLVELYHAGHISYEDALRHADSANEVRLAIKLAQGGDAHSLSQGLGDVELVESRETGHRL
- a CDS encoding Glutathione synthetase codes for the protein MIQTVAVLMDPIGAIHPEKDTTLALLLEAQRRGHALRYMQQDDLAVRDGVAWARLAPLEVRDDTRDWFTLGEARWQPLADGIDLVLARKDPPFDTQFLHDTLVLDLAAHAGVRVVNNPQALRDFNEKVAAQWFPQCCTPALVARDRGELRRFAREHGRIVLKPLDGMAGRGVFLSAGDDPNLNSILETLAGSDERFVMAQRYIPEIVKGDKRILVVDGEPVPYALARIPQGTDFRGNLAAGGKGMGQPLSERDRWVAHEVGPALKRRGIVLAGLDVIGDYLTEVNVTSPTCARELDAQFGLNIAGMVFDAIEAGARDSGLATP